One region of Pirellulales bacterium genomic DNA includes:
- a CDS encoding glycoside hydrolase family 15 protein, with protein MAELLNKNPATGAPGIPPRWTRANKEGVGTAYSDLSRIWFTMSRGTINEVSFPTIDRPQIRDLQYMVTDGETFFHDGRRHAHHVSTCLAPNTLGYRITTHCPQGRYTLERQVITDPHRPCLLLHTKLDAPDDLLHKLKLYVLLAPHLDVGGWNNNGNVAQTPHGLALTAHKNGIWLAMQATIPFAKTSCGYVGITDGWQDLAHDFRMDWQFDSATDGNIALTGELDLSVSHEFTLALSFGYTMHQALVSIAQSLSEPFDAHLKTFTGQWARAADHLRTEPIPHAGDGGNLYRTSHSLILAHEDKIFDGATIASLSTPWGEVMGDDALGGYHLVWTRDMCNSATGLLAAGHTKPPLRALIYLACSQCPDGGFFQNFWISGEPYWRGVQLDEVSFPIMLAWRLQAADGLDGFDPWPMIRNAAGYLIEHGPATPQERWEENGGYSPSTLAANIAGLICAASFARQRRDETTANLLEDYADFLESHVDQWTVTTAGELVPGISRHYIRLHPVTPGDPFADEDPNRGWIELKNQPPGAPTGFPAKNIVDAGFLELVRYGIRAAGTPLMEDSLRVIDAVLRVDTPYGPCWHRYNHDGYGQKLDGGPFEGWGHGHAWPLLTGERGHYELAAGHSPTPYIHAMEKFATPTALLPEQVWDQPDKPEAMLYFGRETGAAMPLVWAHGEYIKLLRSTSDGRVFDLLPPVAERYLSQRDRQPIEIWKFNRQPPTIAAGTRLKIIARTAFRLHWSIDEWQHTNDSDSTHTAIGQNYCDIPVESAQRAPVRFTFYWLDAGRWEGRDFVINVT; from the coding sequence GTGGCGGAATTGTTGAACAAGAATCCTGCGACCGGTGCCCCCGGAATTCCTCCACGCTGGACACGAGCCAATAAGGAAGGGGTCGGCACCGCCTATTCCGATCTCAGCCGCATCTGGTTCACAATGTCGCGCGGGACGATCAACGAAGTCTCTTTTCCGACAATTGATCGACCTCAGATTCGCGACTTGCAATACATGGTGACCGACGGCGAGACCTTCTTTCACGACGGCCGGCGGCACGCTCACCACGTTTCCACATGCCTCGCTCCGAATACGCTCGGCTATCGCATTACCACACACTGTCCTCAGGGGCGCTACACGCTCGAACGGCAAGTGATCACCGATCCGCACCGTCCCTGCTTGCTCTTGCACACCAAGTTGGATGCGCCGGACGATCTGCTTCACAAGCTAAAGCTTTACGTCCTGTTGGCGCCGCACCTCGACGTAGGAGGTTGGAACAATAACGGCAATGTCGCGCAGACGCCGCACGGATTGGCTCTGACGGCGCACAAGAATGGCATCTGGCTTGCGATGCAGGCGACGATCCCCTTTGCCAAGACTTCGTGCGGATATGTTGGCATCACCGATGGCTGGCAAGACCTGGCCCATGATTTTCGCATGGACTGGCAATTCGATTCGGCCACCGACGGCAATATCGCGCTGACCGGCGAGCTTGATCTGAGCGTGAGCCACGAGTTCACCTTGGCGCTCAGCTTCGGCTACACCATGCACCAGGCGCTCGTTTCCATCGCGCAATCGTTGAGCGAGCCATTTGACGCCCACTTGAAAACGTTTACCGGCCAATGGGCCCGCGCCGCCGACCATCTGCGTACGGAACCCATTCCCCACGCAGGCGACGGCGGGAATCTCTACCGCACCAGCCATAGCTTGATCTTGGCGCATGAAGACAAGATCTTCGACGGCGCTACGATCGCCTCGCTCAGCACGCCGTGGGGCGAGGTTATGGGAGACGATGCCCTCGGCGGCTACCACCTGGTGTGGACCCGCGACATGTGCAACAGCGCCACCGGGCTGCTGGCCGCGGGGCATACAAAGCCACCGCTGCGGGCGCTGATTTACCTGGCCTGTTCGCAATGCCCCGACGGCGGCTTTTTTCAAAACTTTTGGATCAGTGGCGAGCCGTACTGGCGCGGCGTGCAGTTGGACGAAGTTTCGTTCCCAATCATGCTCGCCTGGCGTCTGCAGGCTGCGGACGGACTAGACGGCTTCGATCCCTGGCCCATGATTCGCAACGCCGCCGGCTACTTAATTGAGCATGGTCCCGCCACGCCACAGGAGCGCTGGGAAGAGAATGGCGGATATTCGCCGTCAACATTGGCCGCAAATATCGCAGGCCTGATTTGCGCCGCCAGTTTCGCGCGCCAACGACGTGACGAAACCACGGCCAACTTGCTGGAAGACTACGCCGATTTTCTCGAATCGCACGTCGACCAATGGACCGTCACGACGGCCGGCGAACTCGTGCCTGGCATTTCACGGCATTACATCCGCCTGCATCCCGTAACTCCGGGCGATCCGTTCGCGGACGAGGACCCGAACCGCGGCTGGATCGAGTTGAAGAATCAACCTCCCGGCGCGCCGACTGGTTTTCCGGCAAAGAACATTGTTGACGCGGGTTTCCTGGAACTGGTGCGCTATGGTATTCGCGCGGCGGGCACGCCGCTGATGGAAGATTCCCTGCGCGTCATCGACGCGGTGCTTCGCGTTGATACACCGTACGGGCCATGCTGGCATCGCTACAATCACGACGGCTATGGTCAGAAACTGGACGGCGGCCCGTTCGAGGGTTGGGGGCACGGGCACGCCTGGCCGTTGTTAACCGGCGAGCGGGGGCATTACGAACTTGCGGCCGGCCACAGCCCGACTCCTTACATTCATGCGATGGAAAAATTCGCTACGCCCACCGCGCTACTACCTGAGCAGGTCTGGGATCAACCGGACAAGCCCGAAGCAATGTTGTACTTCGGCCGTGAAACCGGCGCGGCGATGCCGCTGGTCTGGGCGCATGGCGAGTATATCAAGCTGCTGCGATCCACGTCCGATGGCCGCGTCTTCGACCTGCTTCCACCGGTGGCCGAGCGGTATCTTTCGCAGCGAGATCGACAACCGATCGAAATCTGGAAATTCAATCGACAGCCGCCCACGATTGCTGCCGGAACTCGTTTAAAGATTATCGCGCGAACGGCGTTTCGGTTGCACTGGTCGATTGATGAGTGGCAGCACACCAATGATTCCGACTCAACTCATACCGCCATCGGTCAGAATTACTGCGACATTCCGGTGGAGTCAGCCCAGCGGGCACCAGTCCGCTTCACCTTCTATTGGCTCGATGCGGGTCGGTGGGAAGGGCGCGATTTCGTCATCAATGTGACCTGA
- a CDS encoding DUF1501 domain-containing protein translates to MPSNFANVRADGCADFRRSWRTSRRRVLRAGCVSAMGLGLDGLLRGRAIGATQKDVSGAGFGRAKACIFLFMWGGPSQLETFDPKPDAPAEVRGSFQPISTAVPGVFISEHFQRVAKLTDRLAIIRSLTHNDPAHLSSGHVTLTGHLAPVVKSDAEPPSDRDTPHLGSVVARMRPGDPVVPPFVTLPWLAMHPAAPGGRSPGQNGGWLGSRYDPMLIAGDPNAANWRVDELSLSDDVTVARLDSRKSLLAEIDQQRRIAERAADAGLDNFKQKAIGLLSAPAARQAFDLAAESDAMRDRYGRNIHGQSVLLARRLVEHGVSLVSVNWHNDGRNFWDTHGNNFNRLKDDLIPPADQALSALLEDLEQRGMLDETIVAWVGEFGRKPQITTAGAGRDHWPRCYNGLLAGGGIRGGTVYGASDAHAAYPAASPCSPQDYVATIYHALGIDPATKLVDRMGRPLAVCEGRALADLFA, encoded by the coding sequence ATGCCCTCAAATTTTGCCAACGTCAGAGCCGACGGCTGCGCGGATTTCCGCCGCTCGTGGCGGACATCGCGAAGGCGCGTTTTGCGGGCCGGTTGCGTCAGTGCGATGGGGTTAGGGCTCGACGGGCTGTTGCGTGGTCGCGCTATTGGCGCCACCCAAAAGGACGTCTCGGGGGCAGGGTTTGGCCGGGCCAAGGCCTGTATTTTTCTCTTCATGTGGGGCGGTCCGAGCCAGCTCGAGACGTTCGACCCGAAGCCCGATGCGCCGGCCGAAGTCCGCGGTTCGTTTCAGCCGATCTCAACCGCTGTACCGGGCGTGTTCATTAGCGAACACTTCCAGCGCGTCGCGAAGCTGACCGACCGATTGGCAATCATCCGCTCGTTGACGCACAACGACCCCGCGCATTTGTCGAGCGGTCACGTCACGCTAACCGGCCATTTAGCGCCCGTTGTGAAAAGCGATGCCGAGCCTCCCAGTGATCGCGACACGCCGCATCTTGGTTCGGTCGTAGCGCGGATGCGCCCCGGCGATCCTGTGGTGCCGCCGTTCGTAACCTTGCCGTGGTTGGCGATGCACCCGGCGGCTCCGGGGGGCCGTTCGCCTGGGCAGAACGGCGGATGGCTTGGTTCGCGCTACGATCCCATGTTGATCGCTGGCGACCCGAACGCGGCCAATTGGCGCGTCGATGAGTTGTCGCTTTCGGACGACGTTACGGTGGCGCGTCTCGATAGCCGAAAGTCATTGCTTGCCGAGATCGACCAGCAGCGCCGTATCGCCGAACGCGCTGCCGACGCGGGGCTCGACAATTTCAAGCAGAAGGCAATTGGGCTGTTGAGCGCGCCCGCGGCGCGACAGGCCTTCGACCTGGCGGCCGAGTCCGACGCGATGCGCGACCGCTATGGCCGCAACATTCACGGGCAAAGCGTGCTTCTGGCGCGCCGCCTGGTCGAGCATGGCGTCTCGCTGGTGTCCGTCAATTGGCACAACGATGGCCGGAACTTCTGGGATACGCACGGCAATAATTTCAATCGGCTGAAAGACGATCTGATCCCACCTGCGGATCAGGCTCTCTCGGCGCTGCTCGAAGATCTCGAACAGCGAGGAATGCTGGACGAGACGATCGTGGCTTGGGTTGGCGAATTTGGACGTAAGCCACAGATAACGACCGCCGGCGCCGGCCGCGACCATTGGCCGCGTTGCTACAACGGACTCTTGGCCGGGGGCGGAATTCGAGGTGGCACGGTTTACGGGGCAAGCGACGCTCACGCTGCGTATCCGGCTGCTTCGCCTTGCTCACCTCAAGACTACGTGGCCACGATCTATCATGCGCTCGGCATCGATCCGGCCACGAAGCTGGTCGACCGGATGGGGCGACCGCTGGCCGTGTGCGAGGGGCGGGCGTTAGCCGATCTGTTCGCATAA
- a CDS encoding PPC domain-containing protein — translation MALFVVTVAVTMLGDVAQAQPPAISHALPGALAPGKPTDIVFFGGNLAGPTGIWWNMPAEAALTPGLEKNGTEPGQISYRVNVPATVPVGIYGMRLATGGGISSLRLVMVDDLPSITKIGTNKTLAAAQEIATSVAVDGACEPESYDFYKFNGVAGQRITVEVVARRLGYPLDPVIRLLDATGKELAYSDDAPGIGADCRFAYTLPTVGTYYLELRDIRYQGGGTHRYRLRMGNFPLATAVFPSGGRRGSGAKLQVAGYTSDEVPPMNVPIPGDGAAERMPLSAKFPTGQGSTMVSLATDGLTEQIELEPNDTPETASPIGIPSAVNGRFDNAKDRDYYQFEAKQGQRFLFAGKTRSLGSPSDLYLRVLKADGGQVAEAEDTGGDEGVLDFTAPADGVYRLLVEDLLRRGGPEYVYRVAIEPYQAGFTLAVEADKFDAPKGGVFVAKVTCARRDYEGPISLALEGAGDGLVVAGNTIGEKGKETVLHVTLPPTFDQGRWVNFRVVGTAKIGETNVKAVASTIAPLKGAFNGWAYPPANLDGLIGLGVGAAFADFFQLAPPAGVVVPFPQIVGATSFKVQVTRSNNFDDKVDLGVEGLPPGVTAKVAPIEKGKPDATIELSGPAGLAEGDYPFRVVGTATFQNQPKRVTVDNLVLHVVKPIQVSVAPAGPLPAGGKQAVKLTLTRYGDANGPVTLRFRPLPAGITMPPEITVPEGQSEATLELVATAEVVAGKAELALVASAKVKDRAITIESDPVNLEITRP, via the coding sequence ATGGCTCTATTTGTCGTGACCGTGGCAGTCACGATGCTGGGCGACGTCGCTCAAGCGCAGCCCCCAGCGATCAGCCATGCATTGCCCGGCGCGCTGGCGCCCGGTAAGCCGACGGATATCGTTTTCTTCGGTGGCAATCTCGCCGGCCCGACGGGCATCTGGTGGAACATGCCAGCCGAAGCTGCGCTGACGCCAGGTTTGGAAAAGAATGGTACCGAGCCGGGGCAGATCAGTTATCGGGTTAACGTGCCGGCGACGGTTCCCGTGGGAATCTATGGGATGCGCCTCGCCACGGGAGGTGGCATTTCGAGCCTGCGGTTGGTGATGGTCGACGACCTGCCGAGCATCACGAAAATCGGCACGAACAAAACACTGGCCGCGGCGCAGGAAATCGCCACCAGCGTGGCCGTTGACGGCGCGTGCGAACCGGAAAGCTACGACTTCTATAAGTTCAACGGTGTCGCCGGACAAAGGATTACTGTCGAGGTTGTAGCGCGCCGGCTGGGTTACCCGCTGGACCCGGTCATTCGCTTGCTCGACGCGACGGGCAAGGAACTGGCCTACAGCGACGACGCGCCAGGCATCGGCGCCGATTGTCGCTTTGCTTACACGCTGCCGACCGTCGGGACGTATTACCTTGAGCTACGCGACATTCGTTATCAGGGGGGCGGAACGCATCGCTATCGTTTGCGGATGGGTAACTTCCCGTTAGCCACTGCCGTGTTTCCCTCCGGTGGCCGGCGTGGCAGTGGAGCGAAGTTGCAAGTCGCTGGCTATACGAGCGACGAAGTGCCGCCCATGAATGTGCCGATTCCTGGCGACGGTGCCGCCGAGCGGATGCCATTGTCGGCGAAATTTCCGACCGGCCAGGGTTCGACGATGGTCAGCCTGGCAACGGATGGTCTAACCGAGCAAATCGAACTGGAACCGAATGACACCCCCGAGACCGCCTCGCCGATCGGAATACCGTCGGCCGTGAACGGTCGCTTCGACAATGCCAAGGACCGTGACTATTACCAATTCGAAGCTAAGCAAGGGCAGCGCTTTCTCTTCGCCGGAAAGACGCGCAGCCTCGGCTCGCCGAGTGACCTCTACCTGCGCGTATTGAAAGCCGATGGCGGACAGGTTGCCGAGGCCGAGGATACTGGCGGAGACGAAGGAGTCCTCGATTTCACCGCGCCGGCCGATGGCGTGTACCGTCTGCTGGTCGAAGATTTGTTGCGCCGCGGCGGTCCGGAATATGTCTATCGCGTAGCCATCGAGCCGTATCAGGCTGGCTTCACGCTGGCTGTCGAAGCGGACAAGTTCGATGCGCCAAAGGGAGGCGTATTTGTCGCCAAAGTGACCTGCGCCCGCCGCGACTACGAGGGGCCGATCTCGTTGGCTCTGGAAGGAGCCGGCGATGGACTTGTCGTAGCGGGGAATACGATCGGTGAGAAGGGGAAAGAAACCGTCCTGCACGTCACGCTACCACCCACCTTCGATCAGGGGCGTTGGGTGAATTTTCGCGTCGTCGGCACCGCAAAGATTGGCGAGACGAACGTTAAAGCGGTAGCCAGTACGATCGCCCCCTTGAAAGGAGCGTTTAACGGTTGGGCTTATCCGCCGGCGAATCTCGACGGCTTGATAGGTTTGGGCGTTGGCGCCGCCTTCGCGGATTTTTTCCAACTCGCACCACCTGCCGGTGTGGTCGTTCCGTTTCCGCAAATCGTCGGCGCTACGTCGTTCAAGGTGCAGGTGACCCGGTCGAACAACTTCGATGACAAAGTCGATCTGGGGGTCGAAGGTCTACCGCCGGGCGTTACGGCAAAAGTCGCACCGATCGAGAAAGGAAAGCCCGACGCAACGATCGAGCTATCCGGACCCGCCGGGCTGGCGGAAGGGGATTACCCGTTCCGTGTCGTCGGCACGGCGACATTTCAAAATCAGCCGAAGCGCGTGACTGTGGACAACCTTGTCCTGCATGTCGTAAAGCCCATTCAAGTTTCAGTCGCGCCGGCAGGCCCGCTACCGGCCGGCGGCAAACAGGCCGTGAAGCTCACGCTGACGCGTTACGGCGATGCCAATGGACCGGTCACCTTGCGGTTCCGGCCATTGCCGGCGGGTATCACCATGCCGCCGGAAATCACGGTGCCCGAGGGGCAAAGCGAGGCCACGCTCGAACTCGTCGCAACGGCGGAGGTGGTAGCGGGCAAGGCGGAATTGGCGCTGGTTGCGTCGGCGAAAGTAAAAGATCGCGCGATCACGATCGAGAGCGATCCGGTGAATCTGGAGATTACTCGGCCGTAG
- a CDS encoding DUF1553 domain-containing protein, which produces MRRFTCCTRRTWNVICLAMLALLGTALAADRLRAEPAATADIPLEPVVVGTPERIEVQPAAFQLATPQRRMHLIVSGFYADGTTQDLTRSAQFSSSDEKIVRIEQGVAIPVGDGQAAITITSGGQTATTTVEVSNQSHPEAVSFEYGTLVALSKQGCNSGACHGSPSGKGGFRLSLRAYDPAVDTETLVREAFGRRTNVYEPDESLLLRKPLMEIAHGGGRRLKKADPSYAILKEWIAQGCKADPADAPRCVKVDVYPRQRVLRRPAHTQQMLVLAHFSDGSVRDVTELACFSSSDESVATVDNDGFVVGLDRGESAILVRYLEKMETASLVFLKDIEGFKWNAPPENSFVDHDIFEKLQQLQILPSDLCSDEEFVRRVYLDVIGELPSVIDAQKFLADTAPDKRAKLIDALLDRPEYADFWAMKWADLLRLRGNKVTPAGVYKFHRWLVAALRDNMPADQFARTLLTADGSTYSNPAANFYRTAADTNDCTETTSQLFLGIRIQCAKCHNHPFERWTQDNYYGIGAFFNRIQKKPGMTPEEQVVWIARSGEVTQPRTGKQMKPWLPLKGDAEVTGDEDRRDSFANWLTAPDNPFFAKVEVNRMWGHLMGRGIVEPVDDFRDSNPPASAALLDHLAKDFVAHRFDRKHTLRTILNSRVYQLSSRKNDFNRTDTKYFSHATTRLLSAEQLLDAICRVTGIDEKFAGLPSGTRATQLPSPDTDNYFLKVFGQPARETACQCERSSDSNLSQALQMINGPLVHSKVRDEKNRLRSLVAAGMGDADLVSQLYLAALSRPPSEAEVGAATRHITASGDRMRGLEDVCWALLNANEFLFQH; this is translated from the coding sequence ATGCGCCGTTTTACATGCTGTACCCGTCGGACCTGGAATGTGATCTGCCTGGCGATGCTGGCCCTGTTGGGAACGGCGCTGGCTGCCGATCGACTGCGTGCCGAGCCCGCAGCGACCGCCGACATACCGCTCGAACCGGTCGTCGTGGGGACGCCGGAGCGAATCGAGGTGCAGCCTGCCGCATTTCAGTTGGCAACGCCGCAACGGCGGATGCATCTGATCGTCAGCGGTTTCTACGCCGACGGCACAACGCAGGACTTGACTAGGTCCGCGCAGTTCAGCTCGAGCGATGAAAAAATCGTTCGCATCGAGCAAGGTGTGGCGATCCCCGTCGGCGACGGACAAGCCGCGATCACGATCACCAGTGGTGGTCAAACCGCGACGACCACGGTCGAGGTTTCGAATCAGTCTCACCCCGAGGCTGTGTCGTTTGAATACGGCACGCTGGTCGCGTTATCCAAGCAAGGGTGCAATTCCGGCGCGTGTCACGGCTCGCCCAGCGGCAAGGGGGGATTCCGCCTGTCGCTGCGGGCTTACGATCCGGCGGTCGATACCGAGACGCTAGTGCGCGAGGCGTTCGGCCGCCGCACGAACGTATACGAGCCGGACGAAAGCTTGCTGCTGCGGAAGCCTCTGATGGAAATCGCGCATGGCGGCGGTCGCCGTTTGAAGAAGGCGGACCCCAGCTATGCGATCTTGAAGGAATGGATCGCTCAAGGCTGCAAGGCTGATCCGGCCGATGCCCCACGTTGTGTGAAGGTTGATGTTTATCCACGGCAGCGTGTGCTGCGTCGTCCGGCTCATACGCAGCAGATGCTGGTGCTGGCGCACTTCAGCGACGGCAGCGTTCGCGACGTGACGGAACTGGCCTGCTTCTCTAGCTCGGATGAAAGCGTCGCCACGGTCGACAACGATGGCTTTGTCGTCGGGCTGGATCGCGGCGAATCGGCAATCCTGGTCCGCTATTTGGAGAAGATGGAGACGGCATCCTTGGTATTCCTCAAGGATATCGAGGGCTTCAAATGGAACGCCCCACCGGAAAACAGCTTCGTCGACCACGACATCTTCGAAAAGCTCCAACAACTGCAGATTCTCCCTTCGGATCTGTGCAGTGATGAGGAATTTGTCCGCCGCGTCTATTTGGACGTCATCGGAGAACTGCCGTCGGTAATTGATGCACAGAAGTTTCTGGCCGACACCGCACCGGACAAACGGGCGAAGCTGATTGATGCTTTGCTCGATCGGCCCGAGTATGCCGATTTCTGGGCCATGAAATGGGCCGATCTGCTGCGGTTGCGCGGCAACAAAGTCACGCCGGCAGGTGTTTACAAGTTTCATCGTTGGCTGGTGGCCGCCTTGCGCGACAATATGCCGGCCGACCAGTTTGCCCGCACACTGCTCACCGCCGATGGCAGCACGTACTCGAATCCGGCGGCAAATTTTTATCGCACCGCGGCCGATACGAATGACTGCACCGAAACGACGTCGCAATTGTTCTTGGGCATTCGCATCCAATGCGCCAAGTGCCACAACCATCCCTTCGAGCGGTGGACGCAGGACAACTACTATGGCATCGGTGCCTTCTTCAACCGCATTCAGAAGAAGCCCGGCATGACGCCGGAAGAACAAGTGGTATGGATCGCCCGCAGCGGCGAGGTCACACAGCCGCGTACCGGCAAGCAGATGAAGCCCTGGCTGCCGCTAAAGGGGGACGCCGAGGTCACGGGCGACGAGGATCGACGCGATTCGTTCGCCAATTGGCTCACCGCGCCCGACAACCCCTTCTTTGCCAAGGTGGAAGTTAACCGCATGTGGGGGCACCTGATGGGGCGCGGCATCGTCGAACCGGTTGATGATTTCCGTGATTCGAATCCGCCGGCCAGTGCCGCGCTATTGGATCACCTGGCCAAGGATTTCGTCGCGCACCGCTTCGATCGAAAGCACACCTTGCGCACCATCCTCAACAGTCGGGTCTACCAGTTAAGTTCGCGTAAGAATGACTTCAATCGCACCGATACCAAGTACTTCTCGCATGCCACGACTCGGCTCTTAAGTGCCGAGCAACTGTTGGACGCCATCTGTCGCGTTACCGGGATCGACGAGAAGTTCGCCGGTCTCCCCTCGGGCACTCGCGCGACCCAACTCCCCAGCCCTGACACGGACAATTACTTCCTGAAGGTGTTCGGCCAACCAGCTCGCGAGACGGCTTGCCAATGCGAGCGTTCGAGCGACTCGAATCTGTCGCAGGCGTTGCAGATGATCAATGGTCCGCTCGTGCATTCCAAAGTACGCGACGAAAAGAACCGGCTACGGTCCCTGGTCGCGGCCGGAATGGGTGATGCCGACCTGGTCAGCCAGCTTTACCTGGCGGCCTTGTCGCGGCCGCCCAGCGAGGCCGAAGTGGGGGCTGCCACCCGCCATATCACGGCCAGCGGTGACCGCATGCGCGGCTTGGAAGATGTCTGCTGGGCGTTGCTGAACGCCAATGAGTTTTTGTTCCAGCACTAA
- the coxB gene encoding cytochrome c oxidase subunit II, producing the protein MCLASILLVALVRSAAADDLSVFHPASRPAASIRDLFYLVFGITGAIFALVEGMLVYAAWRYRRRKAGNDPEPAQVYGSQPLEVAWTVAPLLIVFVLFLVVVRSVFEAQEGNDDPPALRVQLIGHQWWWDVVYLDEQPGAGVHTANELHVPTGTDGQPARIEVELLSADVIHSFWVPRLAGKTDLVPGQTNHMWFTAEEPGTFFGQCAEFCGMQHANMKLRVVAESAESFQAWRKNEAQPALALANVTKGRERFLSLSCVNCHTIRGTAAHGTVGPDLTHLMTRRTIAAGAADNDHEQLRAWIADPDSIKPGSEMPNMRLSSAEIDAVVDYLETLH; encoded by the coding sequence TTGTGCCTCGCGTCAATTCTGCTCGTTGCTTTGGTCCGCTCGGCCGCGGCGGATGACTTGTCGGTATTTCATCCCGCGTCTCGGCCCGCGGCTTCGATCCGCGATCTGTTCTACCTGGTCTTCGGCATCACGGGGGCCATCTTTGCCCTCGTCGAGGGGATGCTGGTCTACGCGGCTTGGCGATATCGCCGCCGAAAGGCGGGGAACGACCCGGAGCCCGCGCAGGTTTACGGCAGTCAGCCGCTGGAAGTGGCTTGGACCGTGGCGCCACTGTTGATCGTGTTTGTGTTGTTTCTCGTGGTCGTGCGCAGCGTTTTCGAAGCGCAGGAAGGAAACGACGATCCTCCAGCACTGCGCGTGCAATTGATTGGCCATCAATGGTGGTGGGACGTCGTCTATCTCGATGAGCAGCCCGGCGCGGGCGTGCATACCGCCAATGAATTGCACGTGCCGACGGGCACGGATGGCCAGCCGGCACGAATCGAGGTTGAGCTGTTGTCGGCCGACGTGATCCACAGTTTTTGGGTGCCACGCTTGGCCGGAAAAACCGACCTGGTGCCAGGGCAGACTAACCACATGTGGTTTACGGCCGAAGAGCCGGGGACGTTCTTCGGTCAATGCGCCGAGTTCTGCGGTATGCAGCACGCCAACATGAAGCTGCGCGTTGTGGCCGAAAGCGCGGAGTCATTCCAGGCGTGGCGCAAAAACGAGGCACAGCCGGCGCTGGCGCTGGCGAACGTCACCAAGGGGCGCGAGCGATTTCTGTCGCTTTCCTGCGTCAATTGTCACACGATTCGCGGCACTGCGGCCCACGGGACGGTGGGCCCGGACCTGACGCATCTGATGACGCGCCGTACGATCGCGGCGGGCGCCGCTGACAACGATCACGAGCAACTGCGCGCTTGGATCGCCGATCCGGACTCGATCAAACCGGGTTCCGAGATGCCCAACATGCGTCTCAGTTCGGCTGAGATTGACGCGGTTGTCGATTATTTGGAAACCCTGCACTAA
- a CDS encoding c-type cytochrome domain-containing protein: MQAIRTLSVILILLVAAVSSVRADEPAAQTATPVSFTKDVAPILVQKCQACHGPADPKGDFQTTTFELLGKAGASASAPITAGKPDESELLRLIASEDTGERMPKDGDPLSAEQVATVRRWIEEGAKFDSPDPKALLASIVPRLPHPAPPETYRVPVPVTALAFRPDGQELAASGYREITIWNPATGALLRRIKDVPQRTLGLAYSPDGSLLAAAGGLPGQSGEVTLYDPATGKSVRQLGSMSDVAWGVAFNPAGNKLAACGADRSIRIYDVATGKEDRVIEDHADWVMAIAWNHDGSRLASASRDKTSKLFDAATGESLVTYPGHGEQVFGVAFNADSSQVLSSGRDKKIHIWKSADAGKIAEITGFGQEVYDVTVQAGQIFCCSADKTARQFEAGERKAVRNYEGHVDWVYSLTYNDSTKRLATGSFDGEVRVWNTADGALITAFKAAPGYAPAATQPVAQQAAAK; encoded by the coding sequence ATGCAAGCGATTCGAACGCTCTCCGTGATTCTCATTCTCCTGGTCGCAGCTGTCAGCTCGGTCCGAGCGGACGAGCCGGCCGCTCAAACGGCAACGCCGGTCAGCTTTACGAAGGACGTGGCCCCGATCCTGGTGCAGAAGTGCCAGGCTTGCCATGGTCCGGCCGACCCGAAGGGAGACTTTCAGACCACGACGTTCGAGTTGTTGGGCAAAGCAGGGGCGAGTGCTTCGGCCCCGATAACGGCGGGCAAGCCCGACGAGAGCGAACTGTTGCGGTTGATCGCCTCGGAAGACACCGGTGAGCGGATGCCGAAAGACGGTGATCCGCTCTCAGCGGAGCAAGTCGCCACGGTCCGCCGTTGGATCGAAGAGGGGGCGAAGTTCGACTCGCCAGACCCCAAGGCGCTGTTGGCCTCGATCGTGCCGCGGCTTCCGCATCCGGCTCCGCCCGAAACCTACCGCGTACCCGTCCCGGTGACGGCGCTTGCCTTCCGTCCTGACGGTCAGGAGTTGGCGGCCAGCGGCTATCGCGAGATAACGATTTGGAATCCAGCCACTGGGGCCCTGTTGCGCCGCATTAAGGATGTGCCGCAGCGCACGTTGGGGCTGGCGTACAGCCCGGATGGATCTCTATTGGCGGCGGCCGGCGGCCTGCCAGGTCAGTCGGGCGAAGTCACGTTGTATGACCCTGCGACCGGAAAGAGCGTTCGGCAACTCGGATCGATGTCGGATGTTGCCTGGGGAGTGGCGTTCAATCCTGCCGGTAATAAGTTGGCGGCCTGCGGGGCGGATCGCTCGATTCGTATCTACGACGTGGCGACCGGCAAAGAAGATCGCGTGATCGAGGATCATGCCGACTGGGTCATGGCCATTGCCTGGAACCACGACGGCAGCAGGCTCGCCTCGGCCAGCCGCGATAAGACCTCGAAGCTATTCGACGCTGCGACGGGGGAGTCTCTGGTGACCTACCCGGGCCACGGCGAACAGGTCTTCGGCGTGGCATTCAACGCCGATTCCAGTCAGGTTCTGTCCTCCGGTCGGGACAAGAAAATCCACATCTGGAAATCAGCCGATGCCGGAAAGATCGCGGAGATCACCGGCTTCGGCCAAGAGGTCTACGACGTCACGGTGCAGGCGGGGCAGATCTTCTGCTGCTCGGCCGATAAGACGGCCCGGCAGTTCGAGGCCGGTGAGCGAAAAGCTGTTCGCAACTACGAGGGGCATGTCGACTGGGTTTACTCCCTGACCTACAACGACAGCACGAAGCGGCTGGCCACCGGCAGCTTCGACGGGGAAGTTCGCGTGTGGAACACCGCTGATGGCGCTCTCATCACGGCTTTCAAAGCCGCGCCTGGTTACGCACCGGCAGCCACGCAGCCAGTTGCGCAGCAAGCTGCCGCCAAATAG